The following proteins come from a genomic window of Gordonia westfalica:
- a CDS encoding DUF664 domain-containing protein, protein MGTYTTAELSADVTGEKLELLTLLQDQRNMLKVTARNLTDEQARKQSTVSTLTIGALIKHLANGEENAAKVITERDENAEFDMSRAATEYELTEDETLAGWLEAYDRNAARFDRVIADAESLDDLIPQPTAPWAPEREWSTIRTMILQLLRETAHHCGHADIIREALDGQTTMGAISEGQDWADAEWMQ, encoded by the coding sequence AGCGCCGACGTCACCGGCGAGAAGCTCGAACTCCTCACCCTCCTGCAGGACCAGCGAAACATGCTCAAGGTCACCGCCCGCAACCTGACCGACGAACAGGCACGCAAGCAGAGCACCGTCAGCACACTGACGATAGGCGCCCTGATCAAGCACCTCGCCAACGGGGAGGAGAACGCCGCGAAGGTCATCACCGAGCGGGATGAGAACGCCGAGTTCGACATGAGCCGCGCAGCAACCGAATACGAGTTGACCGAGGACGAGACCCTCGCCGGCTGGCTCGAGGCCTACGACCGCAACGCCGCTCGATTCGACCGTGTGATCGCCGACGCCGAGAGCCTCGACGACCTCATCCCTCAGCCCACCGCACCATGGGCCCCGGAACGCGAGTGGTCCACGATCCGCACCATGATCCTGCAGCTGCTCCGCGAGACCGCTCACCACTGCGGACACGCCGACATCATCCGCGAGGCCCTCGACGGGCAGACCACGATGGGCGCCATCTCCGAGGGTCAGGACTGGGCCGACGCCGAGTGGATGCAGTAG